From the genome of Dryobates pubescens isolate bDryPub1 chromosome 9, bDryPub1.pri, whole genome shotgun sequence, one region includes:
- the FAM8A1 gene encoding protein FAM8A1: protein MEEIPEPGAGRAGAGAAAMAEGDSEKSDSVARGEAASSSPPCSPLAAAVGEGGGAKPLSAAEYARRVHQWLWDSYCGYLSWQSCLPALLAASAAPAYANGPPRVAAPPPGVAAAAYYSPFYLFAPAPVPTPTAGPGPRAAASAATPAWPGAAGRLAPLPRTAASSPVGTSGSGAPRETGRPAGREFMIPSLAHRFIAEMVDFFILFFIKAAIVLSIMHLSGIKDISKFAMHYIIEEIDEDTSMEDLQKMMVVALIYRLLVCFYEIICIWGAGGATPGKFLLGLRVVTCDTSVLIAPSRVLVIPSSNVSMTTSTIRALIKNFSIASFFPAFITLLFFQHNRTAYDIAAGTIVVRRNGVR, encoded by the exons ATGGAGGAGATACCGGAGCCAGGCGCGGGCCGGGCTGGCGCTGGGGCGGCAGCGATGGCGGAGGGCGACAGCGAGAAGAGCGACAGCGTCGCTAGAGGGGAGGCCGCGTCGTCGTCACCGCCGTGCTCCCCTCTGGCGGCCGCTGTGGGCGAGGGCGGCGGAGCGAAGCCCCTGAGCGCGGCGGAATACGCGCGGCGGGTGCACCAATGGCTCTGGGACTCGTACTGCGGGTAtctcagctggcagagctgcctgcccgcCCTTCTTGCCGCCTCCGCCGCGCCCGCCTACGCCAACGGCCCCCCTCGCGTCGCCGCACCGCCGCCAGGGGTGGCCGCCGCCGCTTACTACAGCCCCTTCTACCTCTTCGCTCCGGCGCCGGTCCCCACGCCCACCGCTGGGCCGGGGCCCCGCGCCGCAGCCTCCGCCGCCACCCCCGCTTGGCCGGGAGCGGCGGGCAGGTTGGCCCCTCTTCCCAGAACGGCCGCCAGCAGCCCCGTCGGCACCAGCGGCAGCGGCGCCCCCAGGGAGACGGGGCGGCCAGCAG GTCGGGAATTCATgatcccttccctggcacacaggttcatagcagagatggtggatttttttattctcttcttTATAAAGGCAGCCATTGTTTTAAGTATTATGCACCTCAGTGGAATAAA GGATATCTCTAAATTTGCCATGCATTACATCATAGAAGAGATAGATGAAGATACATCCATGGAAGATTTGCAGAAAATGATGGTGGTAGCTCTCATCTACAGATTGTTAGTCTGCTTCTATGAG ATAATCTGTATTTGGGGTGCAGGTGGAGCAACCCCAGGGAAATTCCTGCTTGGACTGCGCGTTGTGACGTGTGATACGTCAGTGCTCATTGCGCCCAGCCGTGTGTTAGTCATTCCATCCTCTAATGTCAGCATGACAAC GTCCACAATACGAGCTTTGATCAAGAATTTTTCTATTGCTTCATTTTTCCCTGCATTCATTACGCTGCTGTTTTTCCAGCATAACAGAACAGCCTATGACATTGCAGCAGGGACTATTGTGGTGAGAAGAAATGGAGTCAGATGA